One part of the Brevundimonas subvibrioides ATCC 15264 genome encodes these proteins:
- a CDS encoding amidohydrolase → MIRPALLAALLTLAASPALAQTGPVSAAEVAAAAEGVNAEVVAWRRDLHQHPELGLAETRTAAFVAERLKAMGIEVREGVGRTGVVGVLRGTGTGPQRVVALRADMDALPVLEATGLPFASTATGTYQGATVPVAHACGHDAHVAMLLGAAEVLSGMKDRFSGTIVFLFQPAEEGVPPGEPLGGARLMIEAGALKDPKVEAIFGLHVVPGVPGTIFYRPQGFMAASDRVDIVLHGRQTHGAWPWRGVDVIAVTANVIQTINTLTARTVDPTTTPTVFTIATIDAGVRYNIIPEEATLAGTLRTFDIAQRDALVARAEAAVDHVAEAYGATADFSVRQNAALVFNDETLSAWLAPVLTEAAGEGKVNPASPPTTVAEDFSYFQGEIPGVFYHLGATPDGVDPATAAPNHSPQFDVNEAVLPVGVRAHVLSALRFLERS, encoded by the coding sequence ATGATCCGCCCTGCCCTCCTCGCCGCGCTCCTGACGCTGGCGGCCTCGCCCGCCCTGGCCCAGACCGGCCCGGTCAGCGCGGCCGAGGTCGCGGCGGCGGCCGAAGGCGTCAATGCCGAGGTCGTCGCCTGGCGCCGCGACCTGCACCAGCATCCTGAGCTGGGTCTGGCCGAAACCCGCACGGCCGCCTTCGTCGCCGAACGGCTGAAGGCCATGGGGATCGAGGTGCGCGAGGGCGTCGGCCGTACGGGCGTCGTCGGCGTCCTGCGCGGCACCGGCACCGGGCCGCAGCGTGTCGTCGCCCTGCGCGCCGACATGGATGCCCTGCCCGTGCTGGAGGCGACGGGGCTGCCGTTCGCCTCGACCGCGACCGGCACCTATCAGGGCGCGACCGTGCCGGTGGCCCATGCCTGCGGCCACGACGCCCACGTCGCCATGCTGCTGGGCGCCGCCGAGGTCCTGAGCGGGATGAAGGACCGGTTCAGCGGCACGATCGTCTTCCTGTTCCAGCCCGCCGAGGAGGGCGTGCCGCCGGGCGAGCCGCTGGGCGGGGCGCGGCTGATGATCGAGGCGGGCGCGCTGAAGGATCCGAAGGTCGAGGCCATCTTCGGCCTGCACGTCGTGCCGGGCGTCCCGGGGACGATCTTCTATCGGCCGCAGGGCTTCATGGCGGCGTCCGACCGGGTCGACATCGTCCTGCACGGTCGCCAGACGCACGGGGCCTGGCCCTGGCGCGGGGTCGACGTGATCGCCGTGACGGCCAATGTGATCCAGACCATCAACACCCTGACGGCCCGCACCGTCGACCCGACCACCACCCCGACGGTCTTCACCATCGCCACGATCGACGCGGGCGTCCGCTACAACATCATCCCCGAGGAGGCGACGCTGGCGGGCACGCTGCGGACCTTCGACATCGCCCAGAGGGACGCCCTGGTCGCCCGGGCCGAGGCGGCGGTCGACCACGTCGCCGAGGCCTATGGCGCGACCGCCGACTTCTCGGTGCGCCAGAACGCGGCCCTGGTGTTCAACGACGAAACCCTGTCGGCCTGGCTGGCCCCGGTGCTGACCGAGGCGGCCGGCGAGGGCAAGGTCAACCCGGCCTCGCCGCCGACGACCGTGGCCGAGGACTTCTCCTACTTCCAGGGCGAGATCCCGGGCGTCTTCTACCACCTCGGGGCCACGCCCGACGGGGTCGATCCCGCCACCGCCGCGCCCAACCACTCGCCCCAGTTCGACGTCAACGAGGCCGTGCTGCCGGTCGGGGTCCGCGCCCACGTCCTGAGCGCGCTGCGCTTCCTGGAGCGGTCCTGA
- a CDS encoding SRPBCC family protein → MATLHIERTIQAPADTVWDALRDFGALHTRVAPGFILDTVVEGDVRTVTFAGGLVLRERLIALDDDRRRIAYSILSDTFEHHSASNTVIAEGDRCRFVWVVDFLPDGPKDRIEAMMNAGADAIRASMERA, encoded by the coding sequence ATGGCCACCCTTCACATCGAGCGGACCATCCAGGCCCCGGCCGACACGGTCTGGGACGCCCTGCGCGACTTCGGCGCGCTTCACACCCGGGTCGCCCCCGGGTTCATCCTCGACACCGTGGTCGAGGGCGACGTGCGGACGGTCACCTTCGCCGGTGGCCTGGTCCTGAGGGAAAGGCTGATCGCGCTCGACGACGACCGCCGCCGCATCGCCTACAGCATCCTGTCGGACACCTTCGAGCACCACAGCGCCTCGAACACCGTCATCGCCGAGGGCGACCGCTGCCGGTTCGTCTGGGTGGTCGACTTTCTGCCGGACGGACCGAAAGACCGGATCGAGGCGATGATGAATGCGGGTGCGGACGCCATCAGGGCGTCCATGGAGCGGGCCTGA
- a CDS encoding MFS transporter, with protein sequence MSPRSPAFMILFIVSLIAAAGNMGLQSVLPAIGRQFQLSDTLVAGAFAISALMWTFASPFWARLSDSLGRKKVILIGMTGFVVSMLGFGLAATSGIEGWLGAIFAFTLMATARTIYGVFGSAAPIASQAYVADRTGPAERTQAMSLLASAQGLGTVIGPVLSPFFILPFVGLAGPMYVFALFGLIVLVIVLRFLPSGEVVRTPSPTGQRGAGAPDVAKGLWRDPRVRDFLLFGLLVTGAQAVNISVLGFHIIDEMAATGLDARAAQPFIGLAMFAGALATLMVQWGLIPLLKLRPPELMRWGAALALVGNLLSIASPGYFGVVVGYAVVSMGVGFARPGFTAGSSLAVGPHEQGAVAGLMMALAGLSFLGPPVAGVALYELREFAPFLGNALLLAGAVVVAWISPALKALAARVDDEAPAPEMAPASQPGPEGNS encoded by the coding sequence ATGTCGCCCAGATCCCCCGCCTTCATGATCCTGTTCATCGTCAGCCTGATCGCGGCGGCGGGGAACATGGGACTGCAGTCGGTCCTGCCCGCGATCGGTCGACAGTTTCAGCTGTCGGACACGCTGGTGGCCGGAGCCTTCGCCATCTCGGCCCTGATGTGGACCTTCGCCTCGCCGTTCTGGGCCCGGCTGTCCGACAGCCTGGGACGAAAGAAGGTCATCCTCATCGGCATGACGGGCTTCGTCGTCTCGATGCTCGGCTTCGGCCTGGCCGCGACCTCCGGGATCGAGGGCTGGCTGGGGGCCATCTTCGCCTTCACCCTGATGGCCACGGCGCGCACCATCTACGGCGTGTTCGGATCGGCCGCGCCGATCGCGTCCCAGGCCTATGTCGCCGACCGGACCGGGCCGGCCGAGCGGACCCAGGCCATGTCCCTGCTGGCCTCGGCCCAGGGGCTGGGCACGGTGATCGGGCCGGTCCTGTCGCCCTTCTTCATCCTGCCGTTCGTGGGGCTGGCGGGGCCGATGTATGTGTTCGCCCTGTTCGGCCTGATCGTGCTGGTCATCGTCCTGCGGTTCCTGCCGTCCGGCGAGGTGGTGCGCACCCCGTCCCCGACCGGCCAGAGGGGGGCGGGCGCCCCCGACGTCGCCAAGGGGCTGTGGCGCGATCCCCGGGTGCGCGACTTCCTGCTGTTCGGCCTGCTGGTCACGGGGGCCCAGGCGGTCAACATCTCGGTGCTGGGATTCCACATCATCGACGAGATGGCCGCCACGGGGCTGGACGCGCGGGCGGCCCAGCCCTTCATCGGTCTGGCCATGTTCGCCGGTGCCCTGGCGACCCTGATGGTGCAGTGGGGCCTGATCCCGTTGCTGAAGCTGCGCCCGCCCGAGCTGATGCGCTGGGGGGCGGCCCTGGCCCTGGTCGGCAACCTGCTCAGCATCGCCTCGCCGGGCTATTTCGGGGTCGTGGTCGGCTATGCCGTGGTGTCGATGGGCGTGGGCTTCGCGCGCCCGGGCTTCACCGCCGGATCGTCCCTGGCCGTCGGGCCGCACGAGCAGGGGGCGGTGGCGGGGCTCATGATGGCGCTGGCGGGGCTCAGCTTCCTCGGGCCGCCGGTCGCCGGCGTGGCCCTGTACGAGTTGCGCGAGTTTGCGCCCTTCCTCGGCAATGCGCTGCTGCTGGCCGGGGCGGTCGTGGTCGCCTGGATCAGCCCTGCGCTGAAGGCCCTGGCCGCCCGCGTGGACGACGAGGCCCCCGCGCCGGAAATGGCTCCGGCGTCGCAGCCGGGGCCCGAAGGCAACAGCTGA
- a CDS encoding SRPBCC domain-containing protein, translating to MNFKVEKRIGVRATSERIWEVIADLPGWNAWNPVDTDLSGTIAFGGTITLTEAVPGLPERTYTARVGDWQPDARLVWIERRGFLFNVIRYYEIDQLEVGSCIVSNGFIFSGFRGEGFYEKHRKTLRTACESISEALRATAES from the coding sequence ATGAACTTCAAGGTCGAGAAACGCATCGGCGTCCGCGCCACATCCGAACGGATCTGGGAGGTCATCGCCGACCTGCCGGGCTGGAACGCCTGGAACCCCGTCGATACCGACCTGTCCGGCACCATCGCGTTCGGCGGCACCATCACCCTGACCGAGGCCGTTCCCGGTCTGCCCGAGCGGACCTACACGGCGCGCGTCGGGGACTGGCAGCCGGACGCCCGGCTGGTCTGGATCGAGCGTCGCGGCTTCCTGTTCAACGTGATCCGCTACTACGAGATCGACCAGCTGGAGGTCGGCAGCTGCATCGTCTCGAACGGCTTCATCTTCTCGGGCTTCCGGGGCGAGGGCTTCTACGAGAAGCATCGCAAGACGCTGCGTACGGCGTGCGAGAGCATCTCCGAGGCCCTGCGCGCGACGGCCGAGTCCTAG
- a CDS encoding type II secretion system F family protein: MRAIVEPRTLISIVVGLLVFATMLTLLSSMGGGVSLDKRMQAVSVRRDELKRRSRQAIANGQGGLRHTDDGFKKRVVDRLNLVKLLEDPKVAEQMIQAGLRGPRPLTTFYFFRFATPFIFMFAAVLYVFVMNDFGLSVTVRLGIVMFATVAGFYGPNIFLKNRIAKRQLSIMQAFPDALDLLLICVEAGMSIEAAIVKVSQEIGTTSVELAEELALLSAELSYLPERRMAYEGLAKRTNHPGVRSVSTAMIQAEQYGTPLGSALRTMAKENRDLRLSAAEKKAAALPAQLTVPMIIFFLPVLFVVILGPAIINIQDTLKANNRASAATAAAPQ; the protein is encoded by the coding sequence ATGCGCGCGATCGTCGAGCCCCGGACGCTGATCAGCATCGTCGTCGGCCTGCTGGTGTTCGCCACCATGCTGACCCTGCTGAGCTCGATGGGCGGCGGCGTCAGCCTGGACAAGCGGATGCAGGCCGTCTCGGTGCGCCGGGACGAACTGAAGCGCCGCTCGCGTCAGGCCATCGCCAACGGACAGGGCGGTCTTCGCCACACCGACGACGGCTTCAAGAAGCGGGTCGTCGACCGGTTGAACCTGGTGAAGCTGCTGGAGGACCCCAAGGTCGCCGAACAGATGATCCAGGCGGGTCTGCGGGGCCCGCGCCCCCTGACCACCTTCTACTTCTTCCGCTTCGCCACCCCGTTCATCTTCATGTTCGCGGCGGTGCTGTACGTCTTCGTGATGAACGACTTCGGCCTGTCGGTGACGGTCCGGCTGGGCATCGTCATGTTCGCGACCGTGGCCGGTTTCTATGGCCCCAACATCTTCCTCAAGAACCGGATCGCCAAGCGGCAGCTGTCGATCATGCAGGCCTTTCCCGATGCGCTGGATCTGCTGCTGATCTGCGTCGAGGCGGGGATGTCGATCGAGGCCGCCATCGTGAAGGTGAGCCAGGAGATCGGGACGACCTCGGTCGAGCTGGCCGAGGAACTGGCCTTGCTGTCGGCCGAGCTCAGCTATCTGCCCGAACGGCGCATGGCCTATGAGGGGCTGGCCAAGCGCACCAACCACCCCGGCGTGCGGTCCGTCTCCACCGCCATGATCCAGGCCGAACAGTACGGCACGCCCCTGGGGTCGGCCTTGCGGACCATGGCCAAGGAAAACCGCGACCTGCGCCTGTCGGCGGCGGAAAAGAAGGCGGCCGCCCTGCCGGCGCAGCTGACCGTGCCGATGATCATCTTCTTCCTGCCGGTGCTGTTCGTCGTGATCCTGGGACCCGCGATCATCAACATCCAGGATACGCTCAAGGCCAACAACCGGGCCTCGGCGGCCACGGCGGCCGCGCCGCAGTAG
- a CDS encoding type II secretion system F family protein codes for MLPILAAVLAFITIAGLGWVFVGGDDSSAQAIKRAEGFTSGTVRTARAKAAKVEANTPEARRKAIELQLKEAERKERKARMTMKARLKHAGMSMGIRTFWIISACLGVVAFLMPLVFGLNIFVAIGIALVVGLGLPRWVVGFIGKRRLKKFSLEFANAVDVIVRGIKSGLPVHDCFKIIARESPAPVGPEFQTLVEGLGVGLTLGQALEKMYERIPTPELRFFTIVIAIQQKTGGNLGEALSNLTTVLRARRMMGEKIKALSSEATASAGIIGSLPPVVMTLVGLTTPAYMGLMFTDFRGQVMLLGSAIWMGMGILMMKKMISFKF; via the coding sequence ATGCTTCCCATCCTCGCAGCCGTCCTGGCCTTCATCACCATCGCCGGCCTGGGCTGGGTCTTCGTCGGTGGCGACGATTCGAGCGCCCAGGCGATCAAGCGGGCCGAGGGTTTCACCTCCGGCACCGTCCGCACGGCGCGCGCCAAGGCCGCCAAGGTCGAGGCCAACACGCCCGAAGCCCGCAGGAAGGCCATCGAGCTTCAGCTGAAGGAGGCCGAGCGCAAGGAGCGCAAGGCCCGCATGACCATGAAGGCGCGCCTGAAGCACGCCGGCATGTCCATGGGCATCCGGACCTTCTGGATCATTAGCGCATGCCTGGGGGTCGTCGCCTTCCTGATGCCCCTGGTGTTCGGCCTCAACATCTTCGTCGCCATCGGCATCGCCCTGGTCGTGGGCCTGGGCCTGCCGCGCTGGGTCGTCGGCTTCATCGGCAAGCGGCGTCTGAAGAAGTTCTCGCTGGAGTTCGCCAACGCCGTCGACGTCATCGTGCGCGGCATCAAGTCCGGCCTGCCGGTCCACGACTGCTTCAAGATCATCGCCCGGGAGAGCCCGGCCCCGGTCGGCCCCGAGTTCCAGACCCTGGTCGAGGGCCTGGGCGTCGGCCTGACCCTGGGGCAGGCGCTGGAGAAGATGTACGAGCGCATCCCCACGCCGGAGCTGCGGTTCTTCACCATCGTCATCGCCATCCAGCAGAAGACCGGCGGTAACCTGGGCGAGGCCCTGTCCAACCTGACCACCGTGCTGCGCGCACGCCGGATGATGGGCGAGAAGATCAAGGCCCTGTCGTCCGAAGCCACCGCGTCCGCCGGCATCATCGGCTCCCTGCCCCCCGTCGTCATGACCCTCGTGGGGCTGACGACGCCCGCCTACATGGGCCTGATGTTCACCGACTTCCGGGGTCAGGTGATGCTGCTGGGATCGGCCATCTGGATGGGGATGGGGATCCTGATGATGAAGAAAATGATCTCGTTCAAGTTTTAG
- a CDS encoding CpaF family protein, which translates to MFGKRTGQPGGVDAAPRPAPAPAPAPSFDAGAAPQPAQGHQTQAFAYSAETAAPQGGFAHSSGRPADAPTSPAADRLDALAQRPRPAAAPPPGTGPGPKSTPGFEQLKKAQAVAEIVREQSDYYHATKTTIFNALMNTIDLAQLAQLDTKAASEEIRDIVAELVAIKNVSMSVAEQEHLVQDIVNDVLGYGPLEPLLNRDDIADIMVNGAGRVFIEVNGKVQLTNVRFRDNTQLMNICQRIVSQVGRRVDESSPICDARLPDGSRVNVIAPPLAIDGATLTIRKFKKDKLTMKNLVEYASISPEGARVLGVIGACRCNIVISGGTGSGKTTLLNTLTAFIDPTERVITCEDAAELQLQQPHVVRLETRPPNLEGQGTITMRDLVKNCLRMRPERIIVGEVRGPEAFDLLQAMNTGHDGSMGTLHANSPREAISRMESMITMGGYGLPSRTIREMIVGSVDVIIQAARLRDGSRRITHITEVVGLEGDVIVTQDLFVYEITGEDENGKIVGRHRSTGIARPRFWDRARYYGLERELAEALDAAE; encoded by the coding sequence GTGTTCGGCAAGCGTACAGGTCAACCCGGCGGCGTCGACGCGGCCCCGCGCCCGGCCCCGGCCCCGGCGCCCGCGCCGTCCTTCGACGCCGGTGCGGCGCCGCAGCCGGCCCAGGGCCACCAGACCCAGGCCTTCGCCTACAGCGCCGAGACTGCCGCGCCGCAGGGCGGCTTCGCCCACAGCAGCGGCCGTCCGGCCGATGCGCCGACCTCGCCCGCCGCCGACCGGCTGGATGCCCTGGCCCAGCGCCCCCGCCCCGCCGCCGCGCCGCCGCCCGGCACGGGCCCCGGGCCCAAGTCCACGCCCGGCTTCGAGCAGCTGAAGAAGGCCCAGGCTGTCGCCGAGATCGTCCGCGAACAGAGCGACTACTACCACGCCACGAAGACGACGATCTTCAACGCGCTGATGAACACCATCGACCTGGCCCAGCTGGCGCAGCTGGACACCAAGGCCGCGTCGGAAGAGATCCGCGACATCGTCGCCGAACTGGTGGCGATCAAGAACGTCTCCATGTCGGTGGCCGAGCAGGAGCACCTCGTCCAGGACATCGTCAACGACGTCCTCGGCTACGGTCCGCTCGAGCCCCTGCTGAACCGCGACGACATCGCCGACATCATGGTCAACGGCGCCGGCCGGGTCTTCATCGAGGTGAACGGCAAGGTCCAGCTGACCAACGTCCGCTTCCGCGACAACACCCAGCTGATGAACATCTGCCAGCGGATCGTGTCGCAGGTCGGCCGCCGCGTCGACGAAAGCTCTCCGATCTGCGACGCCCGCCTGCCCGACGGCAGCCGCGTCAACGTCATCGCCCCGCCGCTGGCCATCGACGGCGCGACCCTGACGATCCGGAAGTTCAAGAAAGACAAGCTGACGATGAAGAACCTGGTGGAGTACGCCTCCATCAGCCCGGAAGGGGCCCGCGTCCTGGGCGTCATCGGCGCCTGCCGCTGCAACATCGTCATCTCGGGCGGCACCGGCTCGGGCAAGACGACGCTGCTGAACACCCTGACCGCCTTCATCGACCCGACCGAGCGCGTCATCACCTGCGAGGACGCGGCCGAACTGCAGCTGCAGCAGCCGCACGTGGTCCGACTGGAAACCCGCCCGCCCAACCTCGAGGGCCAGGGCACGATCACCATGCGGGATCTGGTCAAGAACTGTCTGCGGATGCGGCCCGAGCGGATCATCGTCGGCGAGGTCCGCGGCCCCGAGGCCTTCGACCTGCTGCAGGCCATGAACACCGGCCACGACGGCTCGATGGGGACGCTGCACGCCAACTCCCCGCGCGAGGCCATCAGCCGGATGGAATCGATGATCACCATGGGCGGCTACGGCCTGCCGTCGCGGACGATCCGCGAGATGATCGTCGGCTCGGTCGACGTCATCATCCAGGCCGCGCGCCTGCGTGACGGTTCGCGCCGCATCACCCACATCACCGAGGTGGTCGGGCTGGAAGGCGATGTCATCGTCACCCAGGACCTGTTCGTCTACGAGATCACGGGCGAGGACGAGAACGGCAAGATCGTCGGCCGTCACCGCTCGACCGGAATCGCCCGGCCCCGCTTCTGGGACCGCGCCCGCTACTACGGCCTCGAGCGCGAGCTGGCCGAGGCCCTGGACGCGGCGGAGTAG
- a CDS encoding AAA family ATPase produces the protein MSNAFAPRAFDTVDDEFDADLDFVVVEPTLDGDINPREPLQFTPPAGMVPAPQTGMVVSHPGAAVGPGQAGLPAAGYNPVGDMVAGAAMALAPSAAAMAAEVNVPRIAIHVFGERQDTLAAAERAGQDRRMSRATTQIRIGGIPAAVEAYSHEPTPPLIVVECLQDPQTLLWQVDRLAECCDAGTKVVVIGATNDIILFRELMKRGVSEYMVAPVQPLQLIAAIGGLFSDPAQPFVGRSIAFVGARGGAGSSSVAHNTAYAMSEKIGANTVIVDYDLPFGTAGLDFNQDPLSGVADALGQPDRLDPVLLDRMMVRCTDKLSLFAAPATLDTDWEISADAFEEVTTQIRGTAPFVVLDLPHLWSGWMRKTLIAADEVVVVATPDLASLRNAKNMIDLIRSGRPNDAPPRLVLNQVGVPGRPEIPAKDFGAALGIHPCLSIPFDAKLFGAAANNGQMILDAGAKSKSAEAFQTLAQIVSRREMPLLAAPGKAKGEGKSIFANLFKKKT, from the coding sequence ATGAGCAACGCCTTCGCCCCGCGCGCCTTCGACACCGTCGACGACGAGTTCGATGCGGACCTGGACTTCGTCGTGGTCGAGCCCACGCTGGACGGGGACATCAATCCGCGCGAGCCGCTGCAGTTCACGCCTCCGGCCGGGATGGTCCCCGCGCCGCAGACCGGCATGGTCGTGAGCCATCCGGGCGCCGCCGTGGGCCCGGGCCAGGCGGGTCTGCCCGCGGCCGGCTACAATCCGGTCGGCGACATGGTGGCCGGCGCCGCGATGGCCCTGGCGCCCAGCGCCGCCGCCATGGCCGCCGAGGTCAACGTCCCCCGCATCGCCATCCACGTCTTCGGCGAGCGCCAGGACACCCTGGCCGCGGCCGAACGGGCCGGCCAGGACCGGCGCATGTCGCGCGCCACCACCCAGATCCGCATCGGCGGCATCCCCGCGGCCGTCGAGGCCTACAGCCACGAGCCCACGCCGCCGCTGATCGTGGTGGAGTGCCTGCAGGATCCGCAGACCCTGCTGTGGCAGGTCGACCGTCTGGCGGAATGCTGCGACGCCGGCACCAAGGTCGTCGTCATCGGCGCGACCAACGACATCATCCTGTTCCGCGAGCTGATGAAGCGGGGCGTCAGCGAATACATGGTCGCGCCGGTCCAGCCGCTGCAGCTGATCGCGGCCATCGGCGGACTGTTCTCCGACCCGGCCCAGCCGTTCGTCGGACGCTCGATCGCCTTCGTCGGCGCACGCGGCGGGGCGGGATCGTCGTCCGTGGCGCACAACACCGCCTATGCGATGTCCGAGAAGATCGGCGCCAACACCGTCATCGTCGACTACGACCTGCCGTTCGGCACCGCGGGACTGGACTTCAACCAGGACCCTCTGAGCGGCGTCGCCGACGCCCTGGGCCAGCCCGACCGGCTCGACCCCGTCCTCCTGGACCGGATGATGGTCCGCTGCACCGACAAGCTGAGCCTGTTCGCGGCCCCCGCGACCCTGGACACCGACTGGGAGATCAGCGCCGACGCCTTCGAGGAGGTCACGACCCAGATCCGGGGCACCGCGCCCTTCGTGGTGCTGGACCTGCCCCACCTGTGGTCCGGCTGGATGCGCAAGACGCTGATCGCGGCCGACGAGGTGGTGGTGGTCGCGACTCCCGATCTGGCTTCCTTGCGCAATGCCAAGAACATGATCGACCTGATCCGCTCGGGCCGCCCGAACGACGCGCCGCCGCGGCTGGTGCTGAACCAGGTCGGCGTGCCCGGACGTCCGGAAATCCCGGCCAAGGATTTCGGCGCGGCCCTGGGCATCCATCCGTGCCTGTCGATCCCGTTCGACGCCAAGCTGTTCGGCGCGGCCGCCAACAACGGCCAGATGATCCTGGACGCCGGGGCCAAGTCCAAGTCGGCCGAGGCCTTCCAGACTCTGGCCCAGATCGTGTCGCGCCGCGAAATGCCGTTGCTGGCCGCGCCCGGCAAGGCGAAGGGCGAAGGCAAGTCGATCTTCGCCAACCTGTTCAAGAAGAAGACCTGA
- a CDS encoding CpaD family pilus assembly protein: protein MIRSLLVASGALVLTGCVGLPAEGLDPAPLNPNSRYSLQVEPGIERVALAVHDTGLSANQTRALEDIAGRFYAEGAPVLRIEAPSGNDPVASEMAWRIKGALEASGVSSYQVQVVTYVAPDPRAPVLVGFDTVRAVVPQCGTGWTNLTRTGSNAGYGNFGCAVNANLAAQIANPRDIVQPRTMTPVDAGRRAVVFDNYRQGEQTAAPQEDLVARTQVSRAVD, encoded by the coding sequence ATGATCCGTTCCCTTCTCGTCGCCTCGGGGGCCCTGGTCCTGACCGGCTGCGTCGGCCTGCCCGCCGAGGGTCTGGACCCCGCGCCGCTGAACCCGAACTCGCGCTACAGCCTGCAGGTCGAACCGGGCATCGAACGCGTCGCCCTGGCGGTGCACGACACCGGCCTGTCGGCCAACCAGACCCGGGCGCTGGAGGACATCGCCGGCCGCTTCTACGCGGAGGGCGCCCCGGTCCTGCGGATCGAGGCCCCGTCGGGGAACGATCCCGTGGCCAGCGAGATGGCGTGGCGGATCAAGGGCGCGCTGGAGGCCTCGGGCGTCTCGTCCTACCAGGTCCAGGTCGTGACCTATGTCGCGCCCGACCCGCGCGCGCCCGTCCTGGTCGGCTTCGACACGGTGCGCGCCGTGGTGCCGCAGTGCGGGACCGGCTGGACCAACCTGACGCGGACGGGTTCGAATGCGGGCTACGGCAACTTCGGCTGCGCGGTGAATGCCAACCTGGCGGCCCAGATCGCCAATCCGCGCGACATCGTCCAGCCCCGCACCATGACGCCGGTCGACGCCGGTCGCCGGGCGGTGGTCTTCGACAACTATCGCCAGGGCGAACAGACGGCCGCCCCCCAGGAAGACCTGGTGGCGCGCACCCAGGTTTCCCGTGCGGTGGACTGA